The genomic segment CGGACTTTATCCAGAAGCCGTTTTCGGTCAGCGGCTTGCTCGCGTCGATTGCGCGCGCGCTCGAAGGCGATACTGCCGGACCCGAAGGCGCCTCGATCGAGGCCGTGAGTGCGGCAGCGGGCGCCTCGCGTCGCAAGAGCGTACGCCTTGGCACTATCGCGCAGCGCACCGTGGCGCGCTCGATCGTGATGGGCGGGCAGGGCCTCCACACGGGGCTCAAGACCGGGGTGCTGCTGCACGCGGCGCCGGCGGGAACGGGGATCGTGTTTTCGTCGCTTTCTGATGAAACGGCGATCTCGGTGCGGCTCGAAAATGTTACCGATACTGGTTACAACACCACGCTTACCAGTGGCGGGCGTTCAGTTCGCACGGTCGAACATCTGCTCTCGGCGCTCCATGCGTTCGGGATCACCAACCTGCTGGTCAAGACTGACGAGGAAGTTCCGGCGCTCGACGGCTCGGCGCTGGAATTCTGCAAGCAGATCGCCAGCGCGGGCGTGACCGATCAGGGCGCCGCGGTCGAGCCAATTCGAATCGCGAAGAAAATCGGGATCGGTGACGAAGTCGAAGGCCGCGAGTTTATCAAGATCGAGCCGGCCGAGCATCTCATTATCGATTACACGCTCGACTATCCTCAGCCCATCGGTGTTCAAAAGATTCACTTCGAGTTGACCTCGGTCGAGGCGTACATCAAAGAAATCGCGCCGGCGCGAACCTTTGCGTTCGTCGATGAATTTCGCAAGCTATCCGCGATGGGCCTCGGCAGCGGCGGGCGGCTCGATAACCTGATTCTGGTCGACAACGAGAAGGTCGTGAACACCAACCTGCGCTTCCCTGACGAATTCGCGCGGCACAAGGTGCTCGACCTGATGGGCGATCTCTACCTGCTCGGGCGCCCCGTCATCGGCCATATCACGGCGTCGAAGACGGGCCACTCCGACAATCTCGAACTGGTGAAAGCGATCGCGGCCGTCCACGCAGGCTAGCCTTTACCGCGTCCGCCGCGGCGAATCGCGATGGACCTGAACGGCAAGGTTGTTCTGGTAACCGGCGCCGGCCGCCGCGTCGGCCGCGCGCTTGTGCTCGCCTTCGCCGAGCGCGGCGCATCGGTCGCCGTTCACTACCTGACATCATCGCCGGACGCAGATTCGGTCGTGGCGCAGATCGCAACGTCGGGTGGCGTTGCGCGCGCATTCCGCGCCGACCTTGCGAGCGTCGTCGAGATCGAGCGGCTCGTGTCGGACATTATCGCGAGCTTCGGGCGCCTCGATGTCCTGGTTAATTCGGCGTCGGTTTTTTATCGCAAGCCGATCGACGAGGTGACCGAGAAGGACTGGGACCTTAACCTCGATATCAACTTGAAGGCGCCATTCTTTCTGGCGAAACTCTCGGCGCCTGCGATGCGCGCGCAGGGCGCCGGCAAGATTATCAATATCGGCGATTGGGCCGGGATTCGTCCCTACAACAACTACCTGCCTTACACCGTCTCGAAGAGCGGGCTGGTCGGGCTCACGCGCGCGCTCGCGAAAGCGCTCGCGCCCAACATCCAGGTGAATTGCGTGGCGCTCGGACCGGTGCTCGCGCCCGAGGAATACGACAAAGAGGCAATCGCACGGATGGCTGCGGCGACGCTCGTTAAGAAGATGGGCACGCCTGCCGACGTCGTCAACGCCGTGATGTACCTCTGTGCGACCGATTTCGCGACCGGCTCGACGATCGTGCTCGACGGCGGGCGGCTGATTGCGTAGGCTCCCGCGGATGACTGGGTCCGCGCTCAAGAAATATCGAATCGTTCCGATCAAGTCGCGCGTGGCTGTGCTCGCAAGCGGCGGCCTCGATAGTTCCGTGATGCTCGCGGAGCTGGCGCGCGGCGGGCGGCACGTCTTTCCGATCTATGTTAGGGCGGGAGTCAAGTGGGAGCGCGACGAGCTGCGAATTCTGCGGCGTTTTGTCGAGCGGCTGGGACGATCGAATGTCGCGCCGCCTGCTGTGCTCGAATTGCCGATGAGCGATGTCGCGGGCGATCATTGGAGCGTCACGGGGAAGAACGTCCCAGGGTATCGCGCCGCGATTTCGTCCAACTATATCGCGGGCCGCAACTTGAGCCTCCTGACCAAGGCGACAATCTTCTGCGCGCGCAACCGGATCGGCGAAGTGGCGATGGCGCTGCTTGAAGCGAATCCATTCCCCGATGCACGCCCCGAGTTTCTGCGCGCCTTCGAAAAGGCCGCCGAGCTCGGCACCGGCCTGCCGCTCAAAATTTCGACGCCCTTCCTCGGCATCGAGAAGGAAGACGTGATTCGCAAGGGCAGGGCGCTGCCGCTCGAGCTGACCCTTACCTGCGCGAGCCCGGTGCGCGGCCGCCATTGCGGCAAGTGCACCAAGTGCGCCGAACGTATCGAAGCGTTTGCGCGGGCGGGTGTCGACGATCCGACGCGCTACGCGACAGCCGGCAAAAGGAAAGAAAAGATCATCGCTAAGACACGAGCGGCAAGGGATACGAAGGCACAAAGGTAAAAGTTCGTACCTTTGCCTTCGTGCCCTTTGTGGTGACTTTTTGTTCTCGCCGGAAAAAATGAATCATATTCATTTTTCTTG from the Candidatus Binataceae bacterium genome contains:
- a CDS encoding 7-cyano-7-deazaguanine synthase, whose translation is MTGSALKKYRIVPIKSRVAVLASGGLDSSVMLAELARGGRHVFPIYVRAGVKWERDELRILRRFVERLGRSNVAPPAVLELPMSDVAGDHWSVTGKNVPGYRAAISSNYIAGRNLSLLTKATIFCARNRIGEVAMALLEANPFPDARPEFLRAFEKAAELGTGLPLKISTPFLGIEKEDVIRKGRALPLELTLTCASPVRGRHCGKCTKCAERIEAFARAGVDDPTRYATAGKRKEKIIAKTRAARDTKAQR
- the lpxC gene encoding UDP-3-O-acyl-N-acetylglucosamine deacetylase; protein product: MSETVLVVDDEERIRSSLRGILSDEGFRVVDTGDAPGVLDLIERESPAVVLLDVWMPEMDGIELLRRIKSERPQTPVIMISGHGNIQSAVAATKLGAADFIQKPFSVSGLLASIARALEGDTAGPEGASIEAVSAAAGASRRKSVRLGTIAQRTVARSIVMGGQGLHTGLKTGVLLHAAPAGTGIVFSSLSDETAISVRLENVTDTGYNTTLTSGGRSVRTVEHLLSALHAFGITNLLVKTDEEVPALDGSALEFCKQIASAGVTDQGAAVEPIRIAKKIGIGDEVEGREFIKIEPAEHLIIDYTLDYPQPIGVQKIHFELTSVEAYIKEIAPARTFAFVDEFRKLSAMGLGSGGRLDNLILVDNEKVVNTNLRFPDEFARHKVLDLMGDLYLLGRPVIGHITASKTGHSDNLELVKAIAAVHAG
- a CDS encoding SDR family oxidoreductase; translated protein: MDLNGKVVLVTGAGRRVGRALVLAFAERGASVAVHYLTSSPDADSVVAQIATSGGVARAFRADLASVVEIERLVSDIIASFGRLDVLVNSASVFYRKPIDEVTEKDWDLNLDINLKAPFFLAKLSAPAMRAQGAGKIINIGDWAGIRPYNNYLPYTVSKSGLVGLTRALAKALAPNIQVNCVALGPVLAPEEYDKEAIARMAAATLVKKMGTPADVVNAVMYLCATDFATGSTIVLDGGRLIA